The following are encoded together in the Serratia odorifera genome:
- a CDS encoding YfgG family protein has product MRKRTTGQMTKIVLFVSFIILIGRLLYAAVVAVPHHQEKQAASQQYHQQL; this is encoded by the coding sequence ATGAGAAAAAGAACCACCGGACAAATGACCAAGATCGTGTTATTTGTCAGTTTTATCATACTGATCGGCCGATTACTGTACGCCGCCGTGGTTGCCGTGCCGCATCACCAGGAGAAGCAAGCTGCCTCGCAACAGTACCATCAACAGCTGTAA